The nucleotide window ctttaggggtgcctgggtggttcaaacAGTTGATCGTCTGACTTCttatagcttgtgagttcaagccccaagtcaggctctgtgctgatggctcagagcctggagcctgcttcggattctgtgtctccctctctctctgcccctcccctgctcatgctctgtttctctctgcctcaaaaataaataaaaacatttagaaaaaaaaatttttttaatttgccattttGCAACCCCCACAAAGTGACTGAATCAGGCAACTATCACCAGTGGATGCAAAACCATGAAGTGAAAGGTTGTAGGAAACGGGATATTTGCCCCTGTCAAAGTATCACCCAGAGATTACTTGCAAATTGCAAAGACGGAAAATATGTTTTTCCAGGAGGGATGTGGTGGTCATACTCTTAACCAAGAGATCAAATTTAGCATCACCGAAAATAAGACAACCAGGCATAATGTGTTCCTGATGGGGCGCAATGGAACATACATAGCTTTACTCACAAAGTGTTCAGGCCATTAGGTCTAACCTAAATGTGATCTCAGGAAAAATAGGGGAGAGAGGAATGAGCTAAGTAATTCCATGAGGAACCAATCTAATGAATCCAAAATGCACCACCTTCTACAAACTATCTGGCCAGATATCTTCCAAAAGTCAGTATCTtggatggggagattattctagATTTAAAATGACtaaagaatggggcgcctgggtggctcagtgggttaagcgtctgacttcagctcaggtcatgatctcgctgttcatgttttcgagccctgcgttgggctctgtgctgacagctcagagcctggagcctgcttgggattctgtgtctccctctctctctgcccctcccctcccaaagataaacattaagaaaattaaaaagactaacgAACACAATAACCAAATGCAATGCATGCAACTTAACTGGATCCTGATTCAAGAAAACAACTGTAAAAGACATTTGGGGGAATAATTGTGGAAATTTGAATACGGACTGGATACAAGGGGCTATTAGGAAATCATTGTCAATTTTCTTGGGTGTGTTAGCAGCATTGTGATTATGTAGAaaaatgtccttgttcttaggtGATGCAGGTTGAAGTATTTAAGAGCGAAATGTCACAACAACTTCAACCTACTTTGAAATGGTCCAGCAAAAAATGgagagctagctagctagctaaaCAAATAGGACAAAATGGTAATGATCCTTGCATCTGGGCGGTGACTATGCTAATACTCCTTGTAAGTTTGCTtcaattatttccagtttgacattttttgaaagaaaatttttcttaaatgtttatctagttaaattgagagagagagagagagagagagagagcacgtgggtgagcagggatggggcagagagagagagggagagagagaatcccaattaggctctgcgctgtcagcacatagcctgacacaagggctcaaactcacgaaccatgagatcatgacctgagctgaaatcaagagtcagatgctcaagtgacggagccacccgggcacccctattcTCACAACTTTATCATAAGTTTTCAATGGTTTCAGagggggcaactggatggctcagccggagGAGCATGAACTCTTGATGtccaggtcgtgagttcgagccccatgttgggtgtagagattacatccacgtacacttaaaaaaaaatattttggagtaaaaaattttagaaaaatctaaGTCAGACCTAGACCAGTTGGAGATGCGGCTTCCAATTTAGGGACTTAAAAACACCAGGACTAAGAAAAGTAAACCTTGACAAAGTTGCCCTTATTTAAATACTTGTATTATCTTAGTTCTTTCAGCGTTCAGGAATGTATGTACACTTTCTGgagctggcagagctgggaatcTAGGGGAGACACAGCCAAGTGACTAGAGTGAAAACTGGGGCCCTTTCCCAGACATTCTGATTCTCTGCCTAGTGTCCTTTCTTTCCAGTTGAGACTCCTCATCCTTGTGCTTGGAAGCTAGCACCCCAAAGAGCTATTGGGGAGCCCCTCGGTCCCTCAGCGTCTGCCTAGCACTGGCACCCGTGTCCTTTATGTCCTCTGGGATTGTTTTCCAACTACTCTCTGTCCCAGCCCCCACCTGGATTGCAGACCACTCCACGCAGGCTATGGCTGGCTTTCATTTTTCTCGTGCGTCTTTACACTGTAATTTTGGCACAGTGCTGGATGAGCCGTGAGAGCTCGGTATATCCTTTCTGATCCATTATCTTcagaaagcatttaataaatgctcaGAAGAGAGGAGATGGGTAAGAACAGGAATGTCTGGCCTTCTAACAAATCCTCAGGCTTAATGTGTGCAGGAtatgaacaaacaaaccaaccaaccaagagAACTTACGAAACacatttcagggtgcctgggtggctcaggtggttaagcctctgactcccggtttcggctcaggtcatgatcccatggttgatgagttcaaaccccacgtcgggccccGCACTGAtggtgctggagcctgcttgggcttctccctctccctctctctctgcccctcccacactctctcagactaaattaataaaataaaataaaacacacacacacacacacatttcaaacAAGTAGAACGTTTGATATGATCATCGCTGTAAAGCTGAAGCCCGGAGACGAATTGCAATTAAGAGCAGAAGGATTCCACGCTGTCCAGCCTCCCTCTGGCCTTATCGATTCTCTTCCTGAAGGAGCATTTGCCCTCTTCAAGACGGTGTTCACTGGTCTTCTCAACTGGCCGCGAAACTTCTGGGGGGAGGGACGGCTTTTGTGGTTTTGTCCCTGCTTGACTTTTCTCCGGTTTCTGCACACCCTGCTCCACCCACCTATGGCTGGCATCCAGGGCCCACAGGGCTGCCCACACTAAATGCCTCAGTCTCAATCACGGCACGGAGAGTGGGCCAGGCTGGAGGATGGAACACAGCTTCAGGGTCTGACAGAACGGGGGAGAGCAATTTACGGCCTGGATGACATATATGGGCAagtgtgtgacctcaggcaagtcacgtggcctccgagcctcagtttcttcttctgcaaAACGGGAATAATAAAACTaacttctgggggcgcctgggtggcgcagtcggttaagcgtccgacttcagccaggtcacgatctcgcggtccgtgagttcgagccccgcatcaggctctgggctgacggctctgggctgacggctcggagcctggagcctgtttccgattctgtgtctccctctctctctgcccctcccccgttcatgctctgtctctctctgcccctcccccattcatgctctgtctctctctgtcccaaaaataaataaaaaacgttgaaaaaaaaaattaaaaaaaaaaaaaacaaaaaactaacttCTCTCCCCAAATGGCTGGGTGGATGAGTTTACATGACTCAGGCCTCTGCGCTTTATCTAGTGCTGCAGAACGTTAGTGACCATCAGGAGCCACATGCCCAGCTCTGCCGTCCTGTGTGTAGGGCCGCCCCTGGGTGTctgtctgcccccaccctctcttCCCTTATCCCCGGGAATTGATTCACGCATAATCTGATTAATATGCACAGCAGGCATCAGGACTGGCAGGTCTTGACATTTACTCCCTAGGAAGCTTCAAGGGGGTGGCAGTGGAGGTCctccagcccagagccagactgcctgggttcaaatcccagttccacCAGTTACTGGCCCTGTGAGCTTGGGCAAGGTGTGTCCTAATGTAGACAAAGTACAGTATTATCATCAGAGGCCTGGAGCTGGAATATTTTAGCATTGGGGTTAGAGTTCAAACCCCAGGTCCACCATTTACCACCCGAGGGACTTTATGCAAGAcagttaatttctctgtgcctcagtttcctcctcatcGGCACAGGCGAATAGAATCAATAGTACCTACCACACACAAGACTGCAGGGGCAATCGGATATGTGAGTACGTGGAaaacacctggcacatagtaggctccATCATTTGACTATTTCAAACAAGGTCATTCTTTTCAGGTGTGGAGATCGGctaggggagggaggagtggatGCACTCGGCTGGCTTTATAGACAAAGGGGGCTGGGCTCCCGGGCTCGCTCAGGCCTCCAGAAGGTCAACCGGACCGGGGATCCAGCTCCCAGCTCCGgtctggccccgccccgccccacctggcgtctcccggccccgccccgccactCCTAGCCCTGCCCCTGCGCTAGTCTCGCGCACTTTCAAAGTGCGCGAGCTCGGCCGAGACCCGGGACCGACGGTTGGCCGGGCGAAGCCATTTGTTACGCTACGTGGGGGGAGCTAGCAGCCTACGCCTCCATATTTTTGTCAACTTTTAGCCTTTCAGGCTCAGGTGCTGGTTTTACTGTCGCCTTTAAGTCCGTTCTGTTTGCTCAGCCTCCCGGAAGGGAGCCGTGCCGCTCTGGGGAGAAGGTCGTTGTGCCTCGGTGCGGCGTCCTTCCCCTCCCGACGGGGAGCCGGTGGGAGAGGACGACGGCCGGCGGGGGGAGGAGGCGGCCCTAGCGCCATTTTGTGGGAGCGAAGCGGTAGCTGGGCTGCTCCTGGAACCGTCGCTGCTTCGGGTTCCCTGTCGGGCTTCCTAGCAGCGGCCTCACGGGTGAGTCGCGGCCGCTTCTCACCGAGGACGCCCTGGGGGTCTCGGCCTCCGCACGCCGCGGCCCGAGGCGGACGCAGCGGCttccgcccccgccccgggaagGGAGTCGTGGGGCCGGGTCCGCCTGGTCCTGCCCGAGCGGGCTCGCGCGGGCGCGACGTTAGGGGCCTGGCGCTGGGTGGCAGCCGGCGCCGAAGCCGGGACGCTGGGCCTGCGGTGCCGTGCAGCCCGGGGCGGAGCTTCCGGGCCCTGGCAGGGCTCTGTGCTTTCGGCGCTTCGCACGCCGGGGGACGCCGCCAGCCTGGGCCCTGTGCCCCTGCGTCTGGTCCTCGGGCCGCGCCGAAAAACCCCTCCCTCGGCCGCCACGCGCTGGCTTGTGGGAGGTGGCGGCCCGCGTCGCGAAGGACCTGTTGTCGCTGTCCTCGCCCGAGTGTGGGGAGCCCCCGGAAGTCCCACAGTGAGGAACAGGGAGGAACTTTTCTTCCTGCTCTCTTCACCTGGCTCGCTGCTGCTATTTCTCAAGACACAGCTTCTGCATCTGGTTCTTAGGGACATCAGCTTTCATTCCCACACACGTCTCAGCCCCCAGGATGattatttacttctttctggCAGCGTATATCAGGGTCGTAATAAATAACTGTTTGGTGTCCTCTCCGGATGTTCCCCCGCCCCCAGTAACCACCTTGCCATCTGCGACTGttttcagttgagcatctgatgcCTAGTAGGCACGCGGCAAGTGTTTATAGCAGGACTGAAATCGCCAGGCATCGTGTTTTGTTAGGAGTCACTGGCCTTGCCTTTGCCTCGTTTCGGTGGTAACCCGCACGTGTAAGAGCCCAAACAGCAGAGATGTCCCCGGAACGTGgacgtggtggtggtggtaaccAGGTGATGATAAGGAAACAATTACTCTGACTCGAGTGTGGGTCATTAAtggttctttttcctttaagaaaactAAGAGAAGATGTCTGAATATATTCGGGTAACCGAAGATGAGAACGACGAGCCCATTGAAATACCCTCAGAAGACGACGGGACCGTGCTGCTGTCCACGGTGACAGCCCAGTTTCCAGGGGCCTGTGGGCTGCGCTACAGGAATCCAGTGTCTCAGTGTATGAGAGGCGTCCGGTTGGTGGAAGGAATTCTGCACGCCCCCGAAGCCGGCTGGGGAAATCTGGTATATGTTGTCAACTATCCCAAAGGTTCGTTGCCGTTTGGCTTTGCAACGCTCAAGCGTTTGTTTCTCATTCTAAGTCCGATCATGGCCTCGTTTCACGGCGAAACGTCTCCTATAACCCAAGTATTTCTCTAAACGTTACTGTTAGCTGCTAGTCCTAATTAGTGAAAATtggaaatacagaatttttttgagagaagactATGTATTATGTGAACAGATGCTGCCAAGTTAATGCCAAATTTAAGGAACCGCTGAGAATGCTTTGCAGTAATCAGCCTCTTATAAATAGATTCTTTTCAGGTGCCCTgatgttttgctttggtttttggtCCTTGCAGGCTTCCATGAGTCATTCAGTTAATCTGATGTTTTTGCCCCTTAAATCGATTGCTGTAACCCAAATCTGAATTAGTGCAACTATAATTTGGGGTTTTGGTCTTATTCTCACTGCCCCTTATCACTGATGTTCTAaatctaaaaaaaggaaatatgaaggaATGGTGCCAAGGAAGTAGGTACATTTCAGCAGAAGGAATTTGCTGTAGTTGATCTCTTTTGTTAAAACGCGATACCAACAAAGTATCATTTTTGATTAGTATGCAAGACTTTGACTTCCACTTTGAGAACATTTTTAACAGcaacttggggttttttttgttttttgtttttcgtatGCTGTTTTTCGAGCCATTGGCTATAGATTAATATTTACCCAAATGTAAAATGTCacgtaagggcacctgggtggctcaattggttaagttcttgattttggctcaggtcatgatattgcagttctCAAGATCGAGCCTCGTGtagggctctgcgcagacagtgaggagcctgcttgagatatgcCCTcccgccctctcccctccccatgctcgctctcaaaagaaacaaacattaaaaaataaaatgccatttagATGATAACGTGTCAGTACAGGTTCATCGGTTGTAACAAATGTCCCATACTGGTTTGGGGGGTTATTGATAATGGGGAGAAGCTATCCATGTGTGAAGGAAAAGGGGGTGGGAAGTCTCTGCCATCCTTCCAATTTTGCTGGGAACCTGAAGCTGCTCTAACAAATAGTCTTTCTGAAAATCTCACTTagttcctttcctcttctgaatactgaggatttttgtttgctttaatgtcagtttatttttgagagagcaagagcgagagtgggggagaggcagagagggagacacaatcccagaagcaggctccaagctgtcagcacagagcctgacaacatgtggctctaactcacaaactgagagcatgacctgagccaaagtcagacgcctaaccgactgagccgcccaggtgccccccaaatactGGTCTTGAAAAATAACCTAAGATTTTGGTTTCTGTTACAAAATCAATGTGAGTTCACTGTTGaaagattataaaagaaagaaaaagaaaattgaaattaccCTTAAAATCCACAGCTGGAGATAAAAGTTGATTGTGTTTTGGTCCGTAACTTTTAACTGATAGGCATTAAGGTAAGCAGATATGTTTAGTAGGCATAAAGATATTACAGCACTgttttttaacctgttttttttttttccttcttaatgtgTTCTAAAGTCCAAAATGAAGTagaattagttttgttttgatgTGCCTTTTGAGAGGAGAGAACAAACCATGGTAATCTTGAGATCCTGCAAAaccagaggtgggagggagtCCCTGCATTCGCACCAGAAAAGCCCTTCAGCCACTTATTCAGTCCCTCCTTCTGTCTTGGAGAGCTGATGTCACTCCTTGCCAAAAGTTTTCAGTGTCTTATTGTTCTTAGAATCTTTTTGCTTGCCGTTGTTAGGTGTAGGAGTTAATATGTCCTAAGAAGTGTTAAATGGGGAGTTCACTGAGAGATTTCTGCTCATTTTGTtcagataacaaaagaaaaatggacgAGACGGATGCTTCTTCAGCAGTGAAAGTGAAAAGAGCGGTCCAGAAAACATCTGATTTAATAGTGTTGGGTCTCCCGTGGAAAACGACTGAACAGGatctaaaagaatattttagtaCCTTTGGAGAGGTTCTTATGGTTCAGGTGAACTTTGATTTCATTTGACAGTTTTTCTTCTCCAGTGAATTCTTTTCCCCGAATTCCTGCAGTTTAGTGACACTGCCCTTCATGTTCAGCAGATAGTATCTTTAACATTTGTTACATGTATGCATAGGGGATGCCGAAATGGTTCGGGTGCCTGGCGGGGttagttggtggagtgtgtgactcttgatgtcaagccccgtgttgggtctagagctcacttaaaaaatttGGGTTATACTCTTTCCCTTTATGCATATATTCTATATTAACTTAGATTgttgggagatttaaaaaaaaaacaacttttttttttttaagtttatttactttgagaagagagcatgagtaggggagggaaagagagggagagagaacctcacGCAGGTGTGGACCCTGATGCAGGGGttaaactcaggaccctgagatcatgatctaaactgaaatcaaaagccaggcaaccaattgagccaccctgggTCCCtaaaaaaaacacctatttttttttttaaaagggggagccacctggctggctcagttggaggagcgtgcagctcttgatttccatgtcgtgagttcaagtcccatgttgggtgtagagattactaaaataaataacttttaaagaaagataaaaacacttatttcctgttttttccaatttaagaatgtaaacattagaggggtgcctaggtgacttagttggttaggcatctgacttcagctcaggtcatgatttcactgttcgtgagtttgagccctgcatcgttCTCtcgctgtcaggacagagctggcttcaaatcctctgtctccctctctctctctctgcccctctcccactctctgtgcAGGCAcgtgttttctctcttcctctctctctctctcaaaaataagtagtttaaaaaaaatgtaaatgttagaTCTAATTTATCTTTGCATTGTAAACCAAGTTGTTAAAATTCTGTTTCATAACATGATTATTAACATGATCTGGATTCAACATTTACTCTCCTGTTGTTTTTACTTCAAGAATAACttggtttaaattttaattaagcaACTCCATCCGAGTGAAGCCATTCAAATTAACCAAGGAACTCTGATTTgggagtgtgtgagtgtgtgagatTTTAGtaaatttcagtgatttttttttttccccctaggtcAAGAAAGATCTTAAAACTGGTCATTCAAAGGGGTTTGGTTTTGTTCGTTTTACGGAATATGAAACCCAGGTGAAAGTAATGTCACAGCGACATATGATAGACGGACGATGGTGTGACTGTAAACTTCCTAATTCTAAGGTACTTTactcttttttcctctgctttgggAATTTTGCTTTGGGAATTTCCTCTGCCTTGGgaatttttgtcaaattttgACAAAACTCCGTTAGAAGACACTGTAGAAAAATAGTAAATGTACTTGGAAAAGGTAGGGGCGGGTATATTCCTGAAACATTTTGTCTCGTTAAAGCCTTAGGACCTTAATGCATGGtgaatgttttatgtttgtttgaaaTACTTAGTTTATTACCTCTCTTACTAAAACTTcgttcattttattcttttttttttgttatttctggtGAGTGAACAGTTTCTTACGTGGTTACGTGTTAAAGCACAAAGACAGTGAGAACACATTAATCTTGTCACGAAGGCCTAATTTAATTTGTTCCTAGCAAGCAAGACTTATTTGGAGAGTTACCATCTTTGCCAGGGCGTTCCTCAGTCATTGACTTTCCTTAATCCAAATAAACCTTCTTGAACTTGAAACCTTAAGACTTCGGAGGCACCTAGccggctcagtccgtagagcgtgcaactctggATCTTCGGGTTGTGCATCTGGGCCTCgtgttgggtgtagcgattacttaaaaataaaatctttaaaaaataaaatgttactcttCGCTGAAGCATTAAAGAGAAGTGCTAATACAGAAGAATGTATCTCCTTTTTAATGACTAATCGCATATAAGAGGCAGATCGCTGTCGTTACATCCTCTATCATAATGCTCTTTCATAGCTCATAAAAcatttctcatgtttttctttcctttcgaTTTGACCAGCAAAGCCCAGATGAGCCTTTGAGAAGCAGGAAGGTGTTCGTTGGGCGCTGTACAGAGGACATGACCGCCGATGAGCTGCAGCAGTTTTTTTGCCAGTATGGAGAAGTGGTAGACGTCTTCATTCCCAAACCGTTCAGGGCTTTTGCCTTCGTTACGTTTGCAGACGATCAGGTACTTTTCTCTTTAATGATAGTCCTCTGACTGGGTAATTTGTCGCGAAGATTTCCCATCCCGCTGATTGCCGTCCTCAGCTGAGCTTTCTCACCTTGTAAGCTTTGGGATATGTATGGGTCTAGATAGTCGTCATAAACCCTTTAGGTATTTTTTCAGGATGTGGCACTTAAGTGGGAGTGTTTTCTATCTTTTGAAAATAAGCTGAAAAAGTCCGTGCTGCTGTTACTACAGCTAAAGTCCATTTTACGGGTTTAAATGAAATGAGCTTATTTTTCCTCCCGCGTAGACACTGGCTTGAAATCTAAGTTTGATTGCTACTCTGGTGCATGAGTCAAtggtttaatttcctttatttacatCCCCTATTTCTTATAGGTTGCCCAGTCTCTTTGTGGAGAGGACTTGATCATTAAAGGAATCAGCGTCCATATATCCAATGCTGAACCTAAGCACAATAGCAATAGACAGTTAGAAAGAAGTGGAAGATTTGGTGGTAATCCAGGTGGCTTTGGGAATCAGGGTGGTTTTGGTAACAGTCGAGGGGGTGGAGCTGGTTTGGGAAACAATCAAGGTAGTAatatgggtggggggatgaacTTTGGCGCTTTTAGCATTAATCCGGCAATGATGGCGGCTGCCCAGGCGGCACTGCAGAGCAGCTGGGGCATGATGGGCATGTTAGCCAGTCAGCAGAACCAGTCAGGCCCATCGGGTAATAACCAAAGCCAAGGCAACATGCAGAGGGAGCCAAATCAGGCCTTTGGTTCTGGAAATAACTCCTATAGTGGTTCTAATTCAGGTGCAGCGATCGGTTGGGGATCCGCATCAAATGCAGGGTCAGGCAGCGGTTTTAATGGAGGCTTTGGCTCAAGCATGGATTCTAAATCTTCTGGCTGGGGAATGTAGACGGTGGGGTTGGTATAGACTGGTGGGAATTCAAATTTTTCTAAACACATGGTAAGTATAttgtaaaatacatatgtacTGAGAATTTTCAGAATTGGTCTGTTCAGTGTGGAGTATATTCAGCagtatttttgacatttttctttagaaaaagaggaaaagctaAAGGAATTTTATAAGTTTTGTTACATAAAGGGTTGAAATATTGAGTGTTTGAAAGTGAACTGCTGTTTGCctgattggttaaaaaaaaaaacaaaaaacaaaaaacccaacacacTACAATTGATATCAAAAGGTTTCTCCTGTAATATTTTATCCCTGGACTTGTCAAGTGAATTCTTTGCATGTTCAAAATGGAAACCATTGATTAGAACtacattcttttctccttgttttaatttgaacCCCaccatatgaatttttttccGTAGGAAAATCTCCTTTTTTGGAGATCATGGTGTCACAGTGTTTGGTtcttttgttttcgtttttgttttttttaacacttgtCTCCCTTCATATGCAAAAGTACAATATGAAGCCTTCATTTAATCTCTGCAGTTCAtctcatttcaaatgtttatggAAGAAGCACTTCATTGAAAGTAGTGCTGTAAATATTCTGCCATAGGAATACTTCCGTCTACATGCTCTCTCATTCAAGACTTCGTCATCACACTGCACAGGCTGCGTCTTTGACGGTGGGTGTCCCATTTTTATCCGCTACTCTTTATTTCATGGAGTCGTATCAACGCTATGAACGCAAGGCTGTGATATGGAACCAGAAGGCTGTTTGAACTTTTGAAACCTTGTGTGGGATTGATGGTGGTGCCGAGGCATGAAAGGCTAGTATGAGCGAGGAAAGGAGAGAGCGCGTGCAGAGACTTGGTGGTGCATAATGGATATTTTTTAACTTGGCGAGATGTGTCTCTCAATCCTGTGGCTTTGGTGCGAGAGTGTGCAGAGAGCAATGATAGCAAATAACGTACGAATGTTTTTGCATTCAAAGGACATCCACATCTGTTGGAAGACTTTAAGTGAGTTTTGTTCTTAGATAACCCCGTTAGTTGGATGTGTTAAGTGAAACGATACTTGTATTTCCCCTCCCCTTTTGTCAACTGCTGTGAATGCTGTATGGTGTGTGTTCTCTTCTGTTCCTGATCTGTAAGTGTGGTCCTGTGAACTGAAGCTGGTGGGTTGAGAACATGGACTGAGCTTGTGGTGTGCTTTGCAGGAGTACTGGGAAGCAGAGTTCACCAGTGAGCTCGGGGTGTCGCCACGAAGGGTGGAAGTTCTAATGTCTGTCAGCTACCCATAAGAATGCTGTTTGATGCAGTTCTGTGTCCTGTGCTTGGATGCTTTTTATAAGAGTTGTCAATGTTGgaaattcttaaataaaactgatttaaatAATATGTGTCTTTGTTTTGCAGCCCTGAATGCAAAGAATTCATAGCAGTTAATTCCCCTTTTTTGACCCTTTTGAGATGGAACTTTCATAAAGTTTCTTGGCAGTAGTTTATTTTGCTTCAAATAAACTTATTTGAAAAGTTGTCTCAAGTCAAATGGATTCATCACCTGTCATGCATTGACACCTGATACCCAGACTTAATTGCTATTTGTTCTTGCATTGTCCAaagtgaaaagttttttttttttctttttaaacctagTTTTTAATAAGTCTGGGTGACCGCACCTAAAATGGTAAGCAGTACCCTCCAGTTTTTTTATTAGCGCCTCTGTGCATTTGGGTGATGTTCTATTTACATGGCCTGTATAAATCTCCATTGGGAATCATGCcttctaaaaatattcttatttgggGGGAGTGGGAAAAACAACGTtgattattttcaaatgctttgtaGCAAAGCATAGCAGTTGGAAAGGAGGGCATTTCAGCACCTTTCTAGTTTGGGATTTGAAAAGTGGAATTAATTGCAGTAGGGATAAAGTAGAAGAAACCACAAATTTATCTTGTGCCTGAAATCCATTACAAAGCCTGATAGCTTTAAGAACTAGCAGGGTGGGATGTCTGTCTGAAAGTGTTAAGGGAAATGGGCTTTGTCCTCCACAGGTGGGGGAATAGAGT belongs to Panthera tigris isolate Pti1 chromosome C1, P.tigris_Pti1_mat1.1, whole genome shotgun sequence and includes:
- the LOC102966136 gene encoding TAR DNA-binding protein 43 isoform X2, which gives rise to MSEYIRVTEDENDEPIEIPSEDDGTVLLSTVTAQFPGACGLRYRNPVSQCMRGVRLVEGILHAPEAGWGNLVYVVNYPKDNKRKMDETDASSAVKVKRAVQKTSDLIVLGLPWKTTEQDLKEYFSTFGEVLMVQVKKDLKTGHSKGFGFVRFTEYETQVKVMSQRHMIDGRWCDCKLPNSKQSPDEPLRSRKVFVGRCTEDMTADELQQFFCQYGEVVDVFIPKPFRAFAFVTFADDQVAQSLCGEDLIIKGISVHISNAEPKHNSNRQLERSGRFGGNPGILPSTCSLIQDFVITLHRLRL
- the LOC102966136 gene encoding TAR DNA-binding protein 43 isoform X3 — translated: MSEYIRVTEDENDEPIEIPSEDDGTVLLSTVTAQFPGACGLRYRNPVSQCMRGVRLVEGILHAPEAGWGNLVYVVNYPKDNKRKMDETDASSAVKVKRAVQKTSDLIVLGLPWKTTEQDLKEYFSTFGEVLMVQVKKDLKTGHSKGFGFVRFTEYETQVKVMSQRHMIDGRWCDCKLPNSKQSPDEPLRSRKVFVGRCTEDMTADELQQFFCQYGEVVDVFIPKPFRAFAFVTFADDQVAQSLCGEDLIIKGISVHISNAEPKHNSNRQLERSGRFGGILPSTCSLIQDFVITLHRLRL
- the LOC102966136 gene encoding TAR DNA-binding protein 43 isoform X5; the encoded protein is MSEYIRVTEDENDEPIEIPSEDDGTVLLSTVTAQFPGACGLRYRNPVSQCMRGVRLVEGILHAPEAGWGNLVYVVNYPKDNKRKMDETDASSAVKVKRAVQKTSDLIVLGLPWKTTEQDLKEYFSTFGEVLMVQVKKDLKTGHSKGFGFVRFTEYETQVKVMSQRHMIDGRWCDCKLPNSKQSPDEPLRSRKVFVGRCTEDMTADELQQFFCQYGEVVDVFIPKPFRAFAFVTFADDQVAQSLCGEDLIIKGISVHISNAEPKHNSNRQLERSGRFGVHLISNVYGRSTSLKVVL
- the LOC102966136 gene encoding TAR DNA-binding protein 43 isoform X4, which codes for MSEYIRVTEDENDEPIEIPSEDDGTVLLSTVTAQFPGACGLRYRNPVSQCMRGVRLVEGILHAPEAGWGNLVYVVNYPKDNKRKMDETDASSAVKVKRAVQKTSDLIVLGLPWKTTEQDLKEYFSTFGEVLMVQVKKDLKTGHSKGFGFVRFTEYETQVKVMSQRHMIDGRWCDCKLPNSKQSPDEPLRSRKVFVGRCTEDMTADELQQFFCQYGEVVDVFIPKPFRAFAFVTFADDQVAQSLCGEDLIIKGISVHISNAEPKHNSNRQLERSGRFGGNPVHLISNVYGRSTSLKVVL
- the LOC102966136 gene encoding TAR DNA-binding protein 43 isoform X1, producing MSEYIRVTEDENDEPIEIPSEDDGTVLLSTVTAQFPGACGLRYRNPVSQCMRGVRLVEGILHAPEAGWGNLVYVVNYPKDNKRKMDETDASSAVKVKRAVQKTSDLIVLGLPWKTTEQDLKEYFSTFGEVLMVQVKKDLKTGHSKGFGFVRFTEYETQVKVMSQRHMIDGRWCDCKLPNSKQSPDEPLRSRKVFVGRCTEDMTADELQQFFCQYGEVVDVFIPKPFRAFAFVTFADDQVAQSLCGEDLIIKGISVHISNAEPKHNSNRQLERSGRFGGNPGGFGNQGGFGNSRGGGAGLGNNQGSNMGGGMNFGAFSINPAMMAAAQAALQSSWGMMGMLASQQNQSGPSGNNQSQGNMQREPNQAFGSGNNSYSGSNSGAAIGWGSASNAGSGSGFNGGFGSSMDSKSSGWGM